TGTAAACCTCTTTGGCAATATTATTTTCGTGACAACACTTGTGCAAGAAGTGGATAATTATCAAGAACTATGGCATAGAAATGGACAAAcctttggtcatttggcttaAAAAACTAAAGTTCAACTATGGAAAAATGACAAGATTGTACTACATAGGTCATTTTCAAATGTTGCCATCCAATATTATTGTTTGTTAAGCAATAAAAAataagaatttagaaaaaaaaatcacatttttttattttttatgaattagttatgaatttttTAATCTTCAAAGGTCTTCAGgggacatcagtggcgggctcaGATGtaaggcccgccactgatgtgtgttttggTGAATTTTGCAACTTTTTGCATTGGGCCATTAGTAACGGGCATCCCgagcccgtcactgatgaggggGCCTTTCCCACCCGCCACGGATGAGGGGCCATCAGTGACGGATTTTgtgcgcccgtcactgatgaggggtCATCGGTGGCAGGTTTTGTGCGTCCGTCACTGACGAGGGGTCATCGGTGGCGGGCGGGAAaggcccgttactgatgagggGTTATCAGTGACGGGCTCGGgacgcccgtcactgatgactcgtcactcttatgttgtgttttgtagtagtgggtATAGTAGCCACTCTCTCATTAGTCCGGCTTTTAGGATGAGGAGGGCTCTTTAGTTATATGGTTGCGCCGGATGCGCATGAACGCCTGAAGCCCTTAACACCACACGAGTGTGTAGAGCTGGGCCTGGGACACTGACAAGTTGTGAGATCGTTGCTTCATCGATAAatgtttaaaaaaacaaaaaaaataataccaAAAGACCAGTTACGAAAACCACGACGCCTGAACTAGGATGAGAACGAAATCAGGACACCAATTTTTAGACGAACCTTGCAAAGCATGTACCACCTGGACTCTGATATCACCAGTATGCCCAATAAATCAGTGTATCCGACCGCATGCATCAATTAGAGCCCAACCGAAAACAAAACTTACACTCACGCTTATAAGTCGATCCCTACATCCTCCCGTAACCAAGTGGAAGTAAAATCCACAATGCAATAATGAACTGCTAGGCGGATTGGAGTGCGGAGACCTCAGCCATACATATCCTTGTTATTTCGAAAAGTTGTAATATAAAAAATGCTGATGAATGCGAACGTGAAGGTGTAAAGCATGTTGTTACTCCCAATAATTTTTCTTATGGTTTTCATAGTGCACTTTGCTTATCTTAAAGGTCGGAGAGACACTGTGTCCTAACACACCAAGCATTTTCGACGGAACCTTGGGTGTCCGATTCAATGTAAACTACACCGAAGCCGGGTTCATGAATCACGAACATTGCGCAGAAGAGGACAATCCGGCAAACCCGACGGTGGTTGCGTGCCCCGCCGCCGAACGACACTAGTAAAATCCATTGGTCTGCATACTCAGTTAGATTAGATTAAGGCATCAAGCCCCCAGATGGCTGATTCGGCGCGAGGGGCGCCCCCATGTGTTCCGGGTTCGTGGCtggccgcgcgcgcgtcgccATCTCACGCACGTATACATATGTTTTTGTTGCCCCCGATCTCGCGCAATCTCAGGGACGGACTCGTGTTCTCCGCAGACGACCCCTGCCTGAGCAGCATCTACAGCAGGTGCGCCTGCAGGTTCCCCAAGAAGCAGAATCATGAGATCACGTCGGATTTCGGTGCTCGGTTTGGATGCCCGTTGTTCTGTTGCGGGGCCGGTGGTTGCGCGCGCGATCGACCGAGATTTACACGTCGCCGGTGGGCGGTGTGGGGCTGCGGAGGCTGGATTTATTTTGGGCGTTGGTCTGATCTTAAGCTCCGATCCTAACCCCGGATCGGCATTTGGGATAAGATTCTGATGATCTGATCACATGGTCCGTTCCTTGGAGGGTGACTGTCCCCAACACGTGTCCTGTTAGGCTGTTCCGGTTGCTCATGTATTCTTTTTTATCAGATCAGACCAAAAACTTTTGTCTCGTCTCATTAATTGAGAAGTTTGGATGTCCGGTTAATTATTCACAGGAGCCGTCACAAACTCACAATAACAACCCTCAGGACACCACAAGCTGACCTGAACACACTCCATATGATCTACAAAAGGAGATGTCGTCGTTGAGGTTGTTCGCAAATGTCATCTTCATCACACATCAGTACTCGAACTGGTAACTTCGACTTCACCACAAATGACCACCAACGAAGCCTTTGCCATGACAATCACGTGAAGTACGCGTCAGCCTATGCCAAGCAGTTAGCCCACACAGACTACCTTCCGCTTGCACTCTATATCACAGTACATCGACCCCACCAATTGCAAGGCACCATGCCGCAAGTGACACCCAGTGTGTCCGTCACGGTGGCATCGTCACTGACATGGTATCATGCCGACGAGTCCGACTTCAACACAAACGGACACACAACTCATGGTTATAATTTCGCGAGGTTTTTAGGACGGAGAGCAATGGTCGCATGTGCGGTAAATTCTATACACACCCTGACCGCACCTTTAACCACACAtcagagaaaaaataaatgaggATGAATTTGTAAACGTGGctaaatttattttcttttacgTTTTAAAAATATCTATACCTGAAGccttttataaaataaaataaataaacaagagAGACAAACATTGCTTAGCCTCTCCTCACATTTCTATGCAACTAATTAGGTCATTCGTTCAACTCTCCAGCACTCCCTTGTCTACATCTTGCCTCACCCAATTGGATAATGTGAatgtatcaggtgaaaacttATGCTCAATGCAAACTTGACAACTTTCATTCCTAGCCATTAGATGATAAATAAATGGATGAGATCAAAGGTGGGACGTATAATCACTTAAATGCATTTTACGAAGGAAAAAACCTAGAGGATCCCACCTCGTGGGGGTTTTCGTAAAATAATTTGAAGTGATTAGAGGTGACACCTTTCATCTGAAACGCTCATTTGAGATCTGATGACTGCGATTGGAAGCTTTTGAATTTCCATTGAATAGAGGTTTCACCTGCTGGTTAGTCGCCCTGGATGGTATCATTAAAACTGTTTAAGAAGAGTGTAAAATGATTAACCATGCTCTAAGAGTGTATATGCATAATTTAAGAAAATCCATGTAAACTGCATGTGCAGATATAAAATCTGTAATGAAGACAGAGAAAGCACTATTGGTTGTTAGATATTGCGGACCAGTCGTACAAACCAAATACGATTAACCCACATAGAACTTTTATTGGTAAAGACTTCGAACCTTCCCACTTCTTTCGAATTAAAAGGCTCCCAGTTAGCCACAAATTCATTAGATTTAGGATTCGAAATTCTCAAATGTATGGAACTTCGCTATCGAGAGGAAACCGAATATCGACCACGAATCTCTTGGGCCGCGGGTGGGCTCCGTGCGTCGTGCTAGTCCAGCGTGCCGGTAGCCCACGTTGTTTATGCCAGCACACTGAGGCCCAGGTATGGACAACATGTCCAGGTTTCTTCTCCGTTGGCACGTTCTTTCCATGCAATCCCTCCTGCCCAACCAACCACTCCCCCCACCCCCAAGAGATCATCCAAAGACGACACGCTCCGTTTGAGTTCCTCCATCCCGCGCGCACCAGCGACATGACACAACAACCGGACCTGCTCCCTCCTACGCCCTCTCTCTCCCAGCTGACAGCCTCTCGCACTCACCCTCCCTATAAATATCCACCGCGCCACGGCAGCGAGTCGATCCGGCCACCACCATTAACGCACATCGAGCCTGATTAATTATTTCATCAACCAATTAATGGGCTTCCAGGCGACGTCCCGCGCTCTGGCCGCGCTgctcctggcggcggcgctggcatCGACGGCCCCGCGCGGGGCGTGGGGCGCGGTGCAGTGCGGGCAGGTGACCCAGCTGATGGCGCCGTGCATGCCGTACCTGAGCGGGGCGCCCGGGATGACGCCCTACGGCATCTGCTGCAACAGCCTCAGGGTGCTCGCGGAgctcgccgccaccaccgccgaccGCGTCGCCGCCTGCAACTGCGTcagggcggccgccggcgcgggcgggttCCCGCCCGTCGACTTCACCCGTGCCGCCGGGCTCCCCGCCGCCTGCGGGCTCAAGATCAACTTCGCCATCTCCCCCAACATGGACTGCAACCAGTAATTAAGCGTACTCTCCATTTTGATTCGAATTGTATATGTCAAAGTATACATCTTTACCGAGTTGATCTCTTTCTTGATGCAGGGTTACAGATGAACCATGAGGTCCAAGTTACTGGAGATCCAGCCACACGTACGTAGGCAAGTACAGATCGATGGAAACTTGAAGTGTACGTGTTGGATCAGAATCCACTTAATCCAGTTAACCAAAATAAAACGAGCAAGATGTATAAGACTGAACAAGCTAGGCCCCTCGATTATGCACGTGTTACTGTTTAGCTTCACATAATTTGGAATTACACAAAAAAGAGATTAATGTAACTGCATTCGTTATCCCTGATGTACATACTTTTATCTATTTCTGTGCTTATGAAATAAACTACAGTATATGCTGCGCTACTCCAGTAtgttatactctctccgttcctaaataattgtcgctgttttagtacaagtttgcactaaaacagcgacaataTCCGGCCATGCTCCGCCTGCACAGACTCAATGTGACGGATAATCCACCGAACTTGCTGGCTTTCTGCTTGTACACCAACACTTGTACAAGAATGAATCTACTATATACCATATGCACAACAATATACAACATTTACAAACTAACTACATGTCACATTCGGATTGAATTTGATAGAGGCATGCCTATAAGCCAGAATACTCTACTACAGAAATGAATCTACTACATGTCATACAAATACTAATTACATGTGGATCTGGACTCGAGCCTGGTGGCTTCTCGGTTGACCTTCTTTTTAGTTATATAGTTTGTTTATTTTGCGGGAATTCTTTTTAGTTATATAATAATAGATGGATTTCTAAGCTACTCCCTtcaattctaaattgttgtcgaaatattatatatatctagacgctttttaaaaataaatacatgggcaaatttgagtcaagaatttagaacgAGAGTGAGTATTAGATTACTGCTACTGCTACCAGAGAAGCATCATGGGTCCGGGTCAACACTCGAAATCCAGTGACTACACTGCTAAAGAATTGAgaccggggaagaagaagaatttctCCAGCTTACAGTTTCGACAacgatcaattttttttttagcgaaacgACAACGATCATGAAAAGCCACATTCTTTTTCCCCTCGCTACAGTACGGCCCGACGCGCTGTGGGCCGTGTCAATCAGCTTAACCACTGGCCCGGCCCGTAATTGGTGCTAGGCCGTCGCGGGCGTCGTAACGGCCCACTTGACACCACCGGAGCCGCGGCCGTGGGGTCAGCCCAGAAGTCCCGgaagaggacgacgacgacgctgaCGGTGCCCTCGCCCTCGCTGCCCGCGTGCTCGGCGAGCTCCTCCGCGAGCACGGCCGGCGTGCCCCTGCTGCCCACCCGTGCCAGCCACGGCGTTGTGGGCCTTGTGGCCCGTGCCGTCGCTCGCAGCCTCTGCGCCACGAGggcgcacgccgccgccggggagacGTGATTCCAGAGCCCCGCCGTGGCCAGGATCAGGAACTCGTCGCGCGGGTCGCGGGCCACCGCCGTCACCTCCAGCCCCTGGAAACATGTGATTCGAGCGTTTTAGACAATTTCAGTTTGCACGGAGAAACTCTTGTAGAAAAACTAGATTTTGGGCTCCTGGAAATATAGGGATCGATTTGCCACCAAAATCTGTCGGAGGAACCGAAAAATAGATCGATCATATATAtggtaatttttttcctttctagcTGGGATCGATTTGCCACCAAAATGTGTCGGAACAATGCTAAAACCAATGCTAGTATGAATATTTGGAAGGTAGATCACGTAACACCTCACGGCCGGTCAGCCGGTCACATGTACACAACTCACTCTAATTTATGAAGCATATAGCTTGCACGGACCATGATCTCCTAGATAAAAAGGCTTAAAAACTCCTGCGCTGTGCTCAGAAATGAACTGTATACTTTACCCGGTAGTGCTCGGAGGCAGTGAGCTGcacggcgacgccgccgcggcagagcacggccctggagACGCCGCGGTTGGCGAGCACGATGTAGTCCTTGAGCACCTGCGCCACGAGAGCCCTGGCTCCGACGTCGACGCCCACCAACTCTTGATCCACGGCCCGGAACGCCTCCGCCATGGTCGTCCTCCACCAGCCTTCCACGCCCCCTTGGATCAGGAACcggggggcctccgcgagaaGCTCGCGCTCGACCTGCTGGGCGACGGCGCCGTGGAGTCGCTCCTTGAGGTGCCTGCAGCAGGCGCCGTCCGAGTCCGAGCGGCCGCCGTCGAAGACCCCGAAGTAGTCGAGGCCCAGCGCCGGCGACAGCGCCGTGAAcgatggcgcggcggcggccagggcgccgCCCGTGCGGGAGGCGAGGCCGTACGAGAGGTCCAGCGCTGGGCATGCCCCCCATGCCACTTGCAGCATCGACGACGCCGTTGGGGCGTTGCCGTTGCTTGGCATCGCGATCTTGCTAACGACGCTCTGCCGCGTTTCAGTTTCAGTTTGCTCTACCACCAGAAATGGCCGGAGAGAGGCAAGGTTTTCTGAATGCTCAAGCTGTCCTCAAACCTTAGATCTGCCAAGGAGACGAGTGCAGAGTGGCCGTGTGGTGGCCGTGTGGCGGAGACTAGAAAAGGTTGCAGAGGGCCCTCAACCCAAGTGTATTTTGggcttcttttttatttttctcgaTGGTATAAAGTCCGGTAACGAATGAATTTTCTTTGGGCACTCACGAGGATCACTGTAGCGTTGCCCATCAAAGAAATGTCCGTTTCAGGGCACAACCTCGGGCCTTGCTTGGGTGTGTACTATGCATGCAACACTACACTGAGATGAGAAACTAGACGTGGACAGGAGCATGGTCTCATTTACTGTTCTCTTTAAGGGAAGGATTCTCAGGTAGTTAGGTAGAAAGAGACCTCAGGTGCTATAAACGTGGAAGAATCGATTGCAATGTTTATCTCTGATGAAACTTAGCCATGCTGAACGTCATCGCTCGTGTTGTTCTTCCGATGACACTGGGGACTAACCTACCAATGTCGCCCGAGTATGGGTTGTTAATGAGGCATCAACTAAAACTTGGCATGGTATTTCCGCCAAGACAGCTGAAACATAGTGGGTTTCCTGCTGATGTCCGGATCCGCTTCTCCGTTTCTCAATTACAATGTTTATCTCTGATGAAACTTAGCCGTGCTGAACGTCATCACTCGTGTTGCTCTTTCGATGATACTAGGGACTAACCTAGCAATGTCGCCCGAGTATGGGTTGTTGATGAGGCATCAACTAAAACTTGGCATGGTATTTCCGCCAAGACAGCTGAAACACGGTGGTTTCCTGCTGATGTCCGGATCCGCTTCTCCGTTTCTCAATTA
The Brachypodium distachyon strain Bd21 chromosome 2, Brachypodium_distachyon_v3.0, whole genome shotgun sequence genome window above contains:
- the LOC100834295 gene encoding non-specific lipid-transfer protein 1, which translates into the protein MGFQATSRALAALLLAAALASTAPRGAWGAVQCGQVTQLMAPCMPYLSGAPGMTPYGICCNSLRVLAELAATTADRVAACNCVRAAAGAGGFPPVDFTRAAGLPAACGLKINFAISPNMDCNQVTDEP